Genomic window (Helicoverpa zea isolate HzStark_Cry1AcR chromosome 9, ilHelZeax1.1, whole genome shotgun sequence):
TAGGTACCCATCAACAATATAGACCTAACACATTGCTATGTAAAGAAACACATAACTTACCACTTCACAGCGATGTGTCAACAGTGGAGCTGATTGACGCGGGAGGCAGGTAATGGCTTCTGATCTGTGTGTGGAGGCGAGCCACCTCTCCGTCCAGGGTCTCCATTTCACGGACAAGTTGTGTAAACTGCACTATGCCTGGAAATTTTAGATGTTCATCGGTTATTGCACAGCACAAAGTACAGGTGTGAGGAATGGtgtaaatcaaaatcaaaaatcatttattcaaacttggctgcaagacagcactttttgaatgtcaggcatttacaatagacagcccccaaaacgcccacccttcaccacttcctatgtgttcttgctgggaagaagaagtggcgcaacaaactccccagcaacacatgtctgtctgtaggttagaagaaccttaaacattgtttgataagtacatttgtatataatttgtaaaattCAAGTGTTATTCTAGCAACAGCAGGAACTACACtacataatacattatgtttttATGGAAAATTATGAGGAAGGCAAAACTCCAGTTGATATTATCTAATACGATAATAATTTTTATAGTGTCAAAGAATTTCTAGAAATACCTGAATAAAaatttacagtatttttttttgtaaacatgaCAAAATGGATTATTGTAACACCTTTTATACCATGTTTTtgtgcaaataaatattcttattcttatcatGATGTATGTGGGTTATCAGgataaaaacgtatttaataAAGCTCATTCCAAAGGATAATGTACACACCTTCACGTGAATTACTGAACCCATGACGCTTAATAGTTTCCATTTCAATCTGAACGACCATCGGGAAGACAATCTGCATCATCTTTAGCATCTCATTGCCGGCTGCTTCCTTAGCTTCATCCAGCTTGGAGGCATAGTCGGGGGACTCCAAAGCATCTATCACTTCAGACAAGATGAGCCTCATTTGGTCCACCGAGATGTTCTGTGGCGATGCCATACTGCTCTTATCAGCATTTACGTATCTGAAAAATTTTgagaataacattttatatttaagtcACATAAGATTGTAAACACTGGTTACCCAAGATTCATTACAGTAGATGGTTATCCAGGTAGCGTTAATCAATAAAGGAAAGCTAGCCTTTACCAATATACTTTTCACAAAACCACAAAATAGATAtcctattttataaattatttgaaagtgACCTAGGAGtctaaaaacatttacaaagtGCCTTTCAAGTGACTTTGTTGCACCAATTTTCTAATTGAGGTCATTGGATTTATCCTCTCTGTTTATTAATACATCCTGATTGAGAACAATGACTTTATTATCACTATTACAATAAAGCAGTAGTAAACAGTGATGTTAACTTTTATTGGCTActtgctttataatattattaaacatttcagtaaataataaattatttcatttatttaaacagcTCAAAGTATTGTTTAAGATTTCTTTACTTCTtttttagactaaaataaataattattttcaattttatcagGGTAAGTAAAGGCCAGGTTTTTGGAGGTGTTTGCCTCCAACTTAGCTAACAGCATTTCCAGCTAAGACACATGAAAAAAATGCTGGTAGCTTTTatctatcattttatttaactgaaatATATGATTGAGAAAAAGATCATTGCAATTGTCGATGTAAGTTGTATTCCGATTTTAGGGCTATAATAAGTACAAAACAAACTTAAGCCACTAACCAAATGTAACATTCAATAGTTTCATACATATTCAACCTTATATAAAAAGAACGACACTTGAAACAAAACCCGTTTCATAAACGTTAGGAACAAGGAGCTATTGACTCATAAAATTGAAGGAGGGTgacttttttatgaataaaagggTACTTTAAATAGAACAAGCGTTTCTCACCTTATCCAAGTCGTGCCTCTATTACATGGATAGTTTATCTGCCGTTTTAAATGACGACTCCAAAGCAATTTCCTAGTAAActttgtaaacaaattaaatactaTGCCACGCAGAAATCAAGTTAAAACCTTTCGCCATCCCTTTTTTTGCCAAACCAAACAGCAAAAACCAACCAACCAACTACCAAGGCAAGGGTAATGAAATGAATGGATTGGATGAATGAATGGCGTAAACATAACCAAGATGACACTGACAGACTGATGTAATTTGACAGTGACAGCAAGTTGTGGTCATTTTGACTGACAatttcatttgcatttgtttgGTATggtttatgatttattttctttttaatttttaaacaaatacttCGGGAAAATATCTgccattattatttacttgataGAAAAATCATAGAAAACTACTTACCTATTGAGGTAAGAGTTAATATAAAGTGCGTAAGTTTTTTGGTTactcatactttttttttactttgttattaAGCCTATTCCGATGTTTTGTAACTATATATTATCCTTGTGGCACGTTTGGAtcagatttattttgtttatcctAGATTGTTATGCGAATATAACGATTAGGGAACGAGTTTAGTAGAAAGGTACATAATTCCCGATGTTTCGGTGGCCATAAGGATGTGGGTTTTGTTATAAGTTTTCCTGTTAGTGTACCTGTATCCGGGtttccaaaaaaaatctaaatagaaATCGAATAAGTACTACAATCTATTCCTGATGACTATCATCTAATCAGTTCGATTGAACAGATTAATAAATGTAACTGCTTATATTATCGGTGATAATTGTagttaaaattgtattaaatgaaaataatataggaTTTCGGTCTAAAAAGCGTCAATGTTGTTATGTACACAACCAGTATGTTTTAGGAGAAAGATCTAAATTCTTACAAAAAAGTTGTATcaataactttaataatttaGGTCACAAAGTCTTGTGatcagtttatttataataagtgtAATGTGTTAGACAACctgtaagtaaaaaaaagttcTTGCCTTTATCAAaccaagttaaaaataaatagtttagccTCCCGCATGTGCTAATTCATTCAGttactttgttttaaatatgaCTACATTCCATTGGAAATATCATTCACAAATATGTTTAGATGTATGCTTATTACTTCTTCAGATAAAAACAACATTGGATTTAAATAAGAGCACACATATATAGATTTTAGGAAATAGTCCTCCAGGCTACAAGCGAAACTATGAAGAACAAGTTTCATTGTCCACTTGTCCTAATCAGACAACAAAGTATTATCAAAGTAACTTTTTGTGACTGTATGACCTAATCAAAACAACAATTATTATAGATAAAGCTATTGATATGATGATAAAGTAGTTCCGGTCAAATAAAATCacatttgttttgttgattTCAGTATATTGACACCATGGAGGATGAAATAGAAGAAATTGAGGCTAGACCACAGAGTGCGAGGCGCAACTTGACGCTGAGGAACAATGCGGCTAGGCAGGTTGCTGTCAACTTCATGCCTTCCAGGCAACTGCCATACAGTAAGTCACATAATACTATTACGTTCAAGACAATATCCAATTTATTTGCCATGCCTTTTCCTAATTGTATTGGGGTAGGCTCAAAATATAACTAGGTGCAGCCTTCTTAAAGTAATCTTTATTGTGATGATTGAGTAGGTTACAGGTATTACACAGTACAACAATCAGCCCGCTTGGTTGTACAATAATTTCTTCCTAGGGGTACAGGGTGGCCCTGGTAAGTTGATTGAGGAAATCAGACAGGCAGTCACTcgatgtaaaacactggtgctcagctgcatccggttagagtgGATGCTGACCTAACATaatttggaaaaggctaggccaaCAACGATtctctttattattttcactaCATGTACCATATTTTTCCCCTGCACGCATATAGCGACATCTGTTGATGGTATTATGCAAATAGTTCATGATACTTAATTCACACGAAAGATGGCGTTATCGTTCAATGCgtgtaaacaaacaacaaagCAATAATAGTTCTGCAGCAATATTTCATTGCATTTTATTAGCTATAATTTTCAGATTTATCAGTCAACTCTCCTTAATTGTCTAATGAACAAAACATGCATGTACAatgtacatttatttgaatatcgAACATTTTACTCCTTTTTACTAACGGCTATCTTCACGctatatatatatttgatgGTGTCGTCAGAAAGAGTTTTAATATCTGTTAAGCTGCAGTATGAACGTCTAATGGGCTGGGCGTTCACTCAATTATCGTTTAATAAGGGTTCATTAGTTGGCTACGTGTTACAAACGAACATAATTGCTAAGAACCGCTAATTATGATAAACATTCATTTCAACTACAGTGTAACAGTTTAAAGCAATTAAGCGTATTTTGTAACGAATAATTAGTAGATTAGGTATGTttcgtattattttaaaagaagtaTCTAATTAGATGATTTTGTTTGTAGATTACCAAAATTAttggtcatattttttttcatttcacaaGACACTAAAACTAATGTATGTAACATGATTAAGAATGAGAGGGagggtgcatttcataattttgcAGTTAAAATCCCTATTGTGTTATTAACGATTAACAAACAATGGATTCATCTAATCTAAAACCTATTATGAAACATAAATGACGTCATTATACACTCTACTATTTATCTCCCAATGTTACACAGCAGTCAGTAAGCACCTTTATGCTCAGGACTCAATAATGAGTTCTGTTTCATACGGCATTAAACGCCAAACGGTGATAAGTATAACTTGTACTACATTACACATTCAAGCACACTGGtttgcattgaaaaataatattattttagttaggATTTTATAATACACATCTGTTTGTCGTGTTCAGATAATGTGTTAGTGAACTATAATGTCGGTGTTTAGTGAGGATATCGAAGTTTTCGAGATCACTACTGGGAGAAAAGGttgtgttattgtttttatttatttgttgtatgAATAATGTGTGAAGATAAGGTCAAACAGTTAAAGAAATCTGTGGTTTTTGCGGTGTTTTTGGGCGTGCGTTGAAAAGGAACTAGTCTGCTGAGTCCCTAGCAGCAAGAAAGTGACGATAATTTTGCACATGTCCGTTAATAGCGATactaaacttaaataaaaatagcagtgATTTATGTGAACCGGTTTATTGATGGTTCCAAGGAAAATTATATCGTCCCAATGGCTATATTCATATGTAGtcaaaaaaatagggtaaagtagagaagtcagttgacgggagcgaagccgcgggcaaaagctagtggtatataaaatagttaaaCAGATAAGATACCTATAActatagtaataaattatttttagtttacttttGCTCATCAGTCATTTATCTGTTGACTGATTTATCCCATTTATCGATCAGTTTTGCAGGTTCTCAAAGTCAAAgcctaatgtttttatttcatttcaaatgagCCTTTTCAGGCTCTTATCACACACGTCACACTGGTTACACGGTTcaatggagaagaaccggcaagaaactccaatgacactctttttaagaaaataatgtgTTCACGAGGATTCAGTTACATAACGATAGCacttataaaaactattctaataATAGAAAATTCCACCACCAGATACATTGCGACTCCGTCGAAATACTTCGGAGCACAATGCACTACTGGAAGAAGTGGATGCTGCGGAGGCCGACGCGCCCGACTCGGCTGATAAGCAGGCTGATATCATCGTGCGGGAGATGGAACAGCACCAGCGGCTGATGGAGGACGATCCGGTGGCTGAGGAGTTGAGGAGGTGGGGAGGAGTTGAGggattttaaattatgttatagGAAAAAATGTGGGCTGGCCAAAATTGGGATGGTTGGCGCTTTGGGGAGGCCTGCGTTCAGCAGTGGATGGCAATATACTGTTactattacagccttttttatcgtcccactgctgggcacaggcctcctctcacacggggaaggattgagcattaatcaccacgcttgctcaatgcgggttgtcGATGGCAATATGATGAGTAGCAAAGGAGAAATTCATATCACTACGACTGGGGTCGTGTACAATGTGTAATATGCAAAACAAATGTTTCTATCGACGAGACAAAGCCTTATCTGTCTTATGTGTCTCAAACCAATGGTTATATTGGTGACCTTTCCTTCGAATATCAGTCCTtcctaata
Coding sequences:
- the LOC124633483 gene encoding protein C10-like isoform X2 — protein: MASPQNISVDQMRLILSEVIDALESPDYASKLDEAKEAAGNEMLKMMQIVFPMVVQIEMETIKRHGFSNSREGIVQFTQLVREMETLDGEVARLHTQIRSHYLPPASISSTVDTSL